One window of Bacteroidota bacterium genomic DNA carries:
- a CDS encoding PorV/PorQ family protein, translating to MRRILHILCLFLLTTTAVQAQLLPRLGGQRAGISALTFLKIDPSPRSAAMASANVAVTGDVYSTNTNPATLADVDKFSLAASNTFWPAGINLAYFSGVMPTKKAGVFGLSVTSLTTGMMERRTEFQPDGTGQFFSASNTAVGLSYSKRLTDYFSYGVTLKYVNEQLAEYMAHTGVVDLGFMYRTDFKDLSFAVAMQSFGTNSKLKGDYEPDGLNSKPVTLGSYPAPTLFKLGVSMIPWKTEDKSLTAIIQLNHPNDNAENIRIGLEFEYKKLLYLRAGYKINVDDQVYPTAGLGVRAHIGKHPLHIDYAVDPTRYLGWIHRFGLSFAINKMEREEKHEEAPAN from the coding sequence ATGCGTAGAATTTTACATATCCTGTGCTTGTTCCTGCTCACGACAACTGCCGTGCAGGCGCAGCTTTTGCCCCGTTTGGGTGGCCAACGTGCAGGCATCTCGGCCTTGACCTTCCTCAAGATTGATCCGAGTCCAAGGTCTGCGGCCATGGCAAGTGCCAATGTTGCCGTGACCGGCGATGTCTACAGCACCAATACCAATCCTGCCACACTTGCCGATGTCGACAAGTTCAGCTTGGCTGCCTCCAACACGTTTTGGCCTGCAGGCATCAATTTGGCGTATTTCTCCGGCGTGATGCCCACCAAAAAGGCGGGGGTTTTCGGACTCAGCGTCACATCCCTGACGACAGGGATGATGGAGCGCCGCACCGAATTCCAGCCTGATGGTACAGGGCAATTCTTCAGTGCCAGCAACACTGCCGTGGGTTTGAGTTATTCCAAACGGCTCACGGATTATTTCAGCTACGGCGTCACCCTCAAGTACGTCAATGAGCAACTCGCTGAATACATGGCCCATACAGGCGTGGTGGATCTTGGGTTTATGTACCGCACGGACTTCAAAGACCTGAGTTTTGCAGTGGCGATGCAGAGTTTTGGCACCAATTCGAAGCTGAAGGGCGACTACGAACCCGATGGGTTGAATTCGAAGCCGGTGACATTGGGAAGTTATCCTGCGCCGACGCTGTTCAAATTGGGCGTGTCGATGATTCCTTGGAAGACGGAAGACAAGTCTTTGACCGCGATCATTCAGCTCAATCACCCCAACGACAATGCCGAAAACATCCGCATCGGGTTGGAATTTGAATACAAGAAATTACTGTACCTGCGTGCAGGCTACAAAATCAATGTCGATGACCAAGTGTACCCCACAGCTGGACTCGGTGTGCGGGCGCATATCGGCAAGCATCCGTTGCACATCGATTACGCGGTAGATCCGACCCGTTATTTGGGCTGGATTCACAGGTTTGGTTTGTCATTTGCCATCAACAAAATGGAGCGCGAAGAAAAGCATGAAGAAGCACCTGCAAATTGA
- a CDS encoding acyltransferase, producing the protein MKTSIVQIPQLTFLRFLAALGVVFFHFGQTTAPWDGPAFLPILQNAGLGVGFFFTLSGFLMAWVYAPQPKIALKHYAQTRFARIYPLYLLSFLLALAAEMLIRGTRPRGLSIILQSLGLHAWVPGYSLALNFPGWSVSVELFFYALFPLLLHLLRKQHWAVLISVAAAVSAISFVIFLHIADWTRGIIDNTNSDFTLRFPPWQLHTFVTGMVGGLLYGRGQLRLPTKWLPGLLFLTMSAFMVSLAYYENPLTAHAGNGVLAPLYLIIIVCLAQDQGPISKLLAWKPFQFLGEMSYAVYLLQAPVYIALEPIAQQTGAPGLQGKWFHTYVAVLLVFSALVYQFFERPMRQWLRPQRPSIARGETK; encoded by the coding sequence TTGAAAACTTCCATTGTGCAGATTCCGCAACTCACATTTCTGAGATTCTTGGCAGCCTTGGGGGTGGTATTTTTCCATTTCGGGCAGACGACGGCACCTTGGGACGGGCCTGCCTTCCTCCCGATTCTCCAAAATGCGGGTCTTGGCGTCGGATTCTTCTTTACACTCAGCGGATTCCTGATGGCCTGGGTCTATGCGCCACAGCCGAAGATCGCGCTCAAACACTACGCACAGACGCGATTTGCAAGGATCTATCCGCTGTATTTGCTGAGCTTCTTGCTGGCCTTGGCGGCAGAAATGTTGATCAGGGGCACGCGTCCGCGAGGGCTGTCGATCATCCTGCAATCCCTCGGCTTGCATGCCTGGGTGCCCGGATACAGCCTCGCGCTCAACTTTCCCGGTTGGTCGGTCTCTGTCGAATTGTTTTTCTATGCCTTGTTTCCGCTGCTGCTTCATTTGTTGCGCAAGCAACATTGGGCGGTCTTGATCAGCGTTGCGGCAGCGGTTTCGGCGATCAGTTTTGTGATTTTCCTGCATATCGCTGACTGGACACGGGGAATCATAGACAATACCAACTCCGATTTCACCCTGCGATTTCCACCCTGGCAACTGCATACATTCGTGACCGGCATGGTGGGCGGATTGCTCTATGGGCGCGGCCAACTGCGATTGCCCACCAAATGGTTGCCTGGACTACTCTTTTTGACCATGTCTGCTTTCATGGTTTCCTTGGCTTACTATGAAAATCCATTGACCGCCCACGCGGGCAACGGCGTTTTGGCGCCGCTTTACCTCATCATCATTGTCTGCCTCGCGCAAGATCAAGGTCCGATCAGCAAGCTGCTGGCTTGGAAGCCCTTTCAATTCCTTGGCGAAATGAGTTATGCCGTTTATTTGCTCCAAGCCCCTGTTTACATCGCGCTCGAACCGATTGCACAACAGACCGGCGCGCCTGGATTGCAGGGCAAATGGTTCCATACTTACGTTGCGGTGCTACTGGTCTTTTCGGCGTTGGTTTACCAGTTTTTTGAGCGGCCGATGCGGCAGTGGTTGCGTCCCCAGCGGCCGAGTATTGCCCGAGGAGAAACCAAGTGA
- a CDS encoding T9SS type A sorting domain-containing protein, with protein MRKLLPLFALLLCFGGTAFAQYPIVSIQDIQTVTPQNLQACIEASPLVGDTVQVVGTLVQKPDSAALTDNNSFQFWIRNGYGDFSGLDIIGFFDPNLIGVTNLEQGDSIRLTGVVTEFGPGESEIVPLDNVPVTILGAGYTIAPTVVSVGDLNDNSQIQQVTTGETWEGQYIEIQNVTVATVDPFSGGTRISFTVVDGTGKKINITDKFIAQRLPNGAPAGNFLAPNVGDTYGYIRGVVTHSPNGCMGGNGRGYEISPTRRSDYGANSTAPSIISVTRNLVTPTSAQPVIVTAQISDNSAFVASANLFYAVGVGNTSYTSTPMTLATGTNTNGTWTANIPAQADGAFVKYYVGATDDSSNTGYNRAVPSGQDPYFYTVRDNGTTIVDVQFVPSTFSSASSGYVGMDVTVDGVVTASAEATNLGFVFIQQENELAWAGIMVTDNPSLANLTIGQKVRVTGTVRESFNFTRIEQISSVQVLGTGSITPLDQDPSNFATWGIGTSEPYEGMLLNLKHPTTGQPLYVVDQNPDAPSNFAEWRVGKDVFTNTDGTRILTGRVTNSTFSSLNVSYVNDPMWATTDGIMNVPVIQVFNGDVVTNITGVLAYTFGNFKLLPRNNADVNMITAVDGTVQATVKAYPNPVYGQFRLAYDFEGLQAGATATVYDLMGRPMQTIALDAVGGETLVDISNLASGNYFVKVTSENSGLVEVVKIQKVQ; from the coding sequence ATGAGAAAGCTTTTACCACTTTTCGCGCTCCTGCTCTGCTTTGGGGGAACCGCGTTTGCCCAGTATCCTATTGTTTCGATACAAGACATTCAAACCGTTACTCCACAGAACCTACAGGCTTGCATCGAAGCCTCACCGCTTGTTGGCGACACCGTGCAGGTCGTCGGAACTTTGGTACAGAAGCCTGACTCGGCTGCCTTGACCGACAACAACAGCTTCCAATTCTGGATCCGCAACGGTTATGGCGACTTTTCGGGTCTCGATATCATCGGATTTTTTGATCCGAACTTGATCGGCGTGACCAACTTGGAGCAAGGTGACTCCATCCGTTTGACGGGTGTGGTGACTGAGTTTGGTCCAGGCGAATCTGAAATTGTGCCGTTGGACAACGTGCCGGTGACCATTTTGGGCGCCGGCTACACGATTGCACCTACGGTAGTGAGCGTCGGCGACTTGAATGACAACTCACAAATACAGCAAGTGACCACAGGTGAAACTTGGGAAGGTCAATACATTGAAATCCAGAATGTAACGGTAGCCACGGTGGATCCATTCAGCGGCGGTACCCGCATCAGCTTTACCGTCGTCGACGGTACCGGCAAAAAGATCAACATCACCGACAAATTCATTGCCCAGCGTTTGCCCAATGGCGCACCTGCTGGCAACTTCCTCGCCCCTAACGTAGGCGATACCTATGGCTACATCCGTGGCGTGGTCACACACAGCCCCAACGGCTGCATGGGCGGCAACGGCCGTGGTTACGAAATCTCCCCTACCCGCCGCAGCGACTACGGTGCCAATTCGACCGCACCATCCATCATCTCGGTAACCCGCAACTTGGTGACACCAACGAGCGCACAGCCTGTGATCGTGACCGCCCAAATCAGCGACAACTCTGCATTTGTGGCGAGCGCCAACTTGTTCTACGCTGTCGGCGTGGGTAACACCAGCTACACCAGCACACCGATGACCCTCGCAACCGGCACCAATACCAACGGTACTTGGACTGCCAACATCCCTGCACAGGCTGACGGTGCATTTGTGAAATACTATGTTGGTGCAACCGACGACTCCAGCAACACCGGCTACAACCGTGCCGTGCCTTCTGGCCAAGATCCTTATTTCTACACTGTCCGTGACAATGGCACCACCATCGTCGACGTGCAGTTTGTTCCAAGCACCTTTTCGAGCGCATCTTCCGGCTATGTCGGCATGGACGTTACGGTTGATGGTGTCGTGACTGCTTCGGCTGAAGCCACCAACTTGGGCTTCGTCTTCATCCAACAAGAAAATGAGCTTGCTTGGGCAGGCATCATGGTGACCGACAACCCTTCATTGGCCAACTTGACCATCGGTCAGAAAGTGCGCGTCACAGGTACCGTGCGTGAAAGCTTCAACTTCACACGTATCGAGCAGATCAGCTCGGTGCAGGTTTTGGGCACCGGCAGCATCACACCTTTGGATCAAGATCCTAGCAATTTTGCAACATGGGGCATTGGCACGAGCGAGCCTTATGAAGGTATGTTGCTCAACCTGAAGCACCCAACCACAGGTCAGCCTTTGTACGTTGTCGATCAAAATCCTGATGCACCGAGCAACTTTGCCGAATGGCGCGTCGGAAAAGACGTATTCACCAACACCGATGGAACGCGTATCCTCACCGGCCGCGTGACCAACAGCACATTCTCCTCGTTGAACGTTTCCTATGTCAATGATCCGATGTGGGCTACAACCGACGGCATCATGAACGTTCCCGTGATCCAAGTCTTCAATGGCGATGTCGTAACCAACATCACCGGTGTCTTGGCCTACACCTTTGGCAACTTCAAGTTGTTGCCACGCAACAATGCCGACGTGAACATGATCACAGCTGTCGACGGCACCGTTCAAGCAACGGTCAAGGCTTATCCAAATCCGGTTTATGGCCAATTCCGTTTGGCTTATGACTTCGAAGGTTTGCAAGCTGGCGCAACGGCTACGGTCTATGACCTCATGGGCCGCCCAATGCAGACCATCGCTTTGGATGCAGTAGGCGGCGAAACCTTGGTGGACATTTCCAACCTGGCTTCCGGCAACTACTTCGTGAAAGTGACTTCCGAAAACAGCGGCCTCGTAGAGGTTGTCAAAATCCAAAAAGTCCAGTAG
- a CDS encoding TonB-dependent receptor: protein MNSIGKDMQRWAGQLILTLLLMVSAGSVMAQDGTIKGKAYDAATKEGLPFAKVTVDGTYYGTLTDGEGNFEIKNVKPGDYTVVVFMDEYGATKFTGITVKAGEIATVDAGLGAGNVIDGITIVGQADLIDVNDGKSGAKIGAEYLEQTSYRNVTEILENQAGVSKTPDGLQIRGGRVYETSYLVEGVSARDPLAGTGMGVSVGSNSVEEIDLVTGGGDAEYGNGTAGVINTKIKEGGDRLQVKGSWQRDNLGFKVHGPMSWNTDVGSLAISGPIPFTKKKLTFFASGDMDLSDDYFGHYANQLHSSAFSVNDSMWSPRQSNSWANTVKLGWNVRPGMKFSLTNQHSLNINQNSRTLQVVGNDAIMQPGFPFAYRDMLDNATVYTHQSNLTILNFKTVLDTSWTLDITAGRLFTYLQADANGRPFRDSTVDQLYDPASIVTNPISVFNPGDSVAYVYPSNGLYNNGGLGTVWHNHHAQEYTFKYKFTHPSKKGVHYVSIGHEHKEQEYQWIDVSRPWVGAPIRVNDTTYTPSTSLGASSDLWLARPAQGGIFLQDEIKYKGIIGFLGLRYDYWAPGKFADNAVNNPDAPVTDATREAYRTSTTNFLGKAWKARLLPKLRISFPVTENNVLYFNYGHAMQLPHPRFVYAGLDPVYQDRSFLSNLGNPNLNPEVTVSYEVGIKSKINKNLALTVTAFYNDKFDYIVSRSALIKDQTGRLVTKTFFINQDYARIRGLEVGVKQRIGKLLTFTFNGTYQIATGKSNSAAESALQIKTQGFVNTSKENFLAWDRPFDLKASLILKPDTSVRVFGVSLNGFRVFVSSTLKSGLRYTPFEQTGIAANGRPIYERIDDEPNSKIAAPWFWTDLKVTRDFSFGKKDLQRASLSFEIRNIFNNKNSQIINGVTGKAYRDGDPLPYTVRDPNYPDPQDRGLPPTDPARYLTPRQMMLGLSFML from the coding sequence ATGAATTCAATTGGTAAGGATATGCAACGTTGGGCTGGACAGTTGATCTTGACTTTGTTGCTGATGGTATCGGCAGGATCGGTGATGGCGCAGGATGGCACGATCAAAGGAAAGGCCTATGATGCCGCGACCAAGGAGGGCCTTCCATTTGCGAAGGTGACGGTCGACGGTACCTACTATGGTACATTGACCGACGGCGAAGGCAATTTCGAAATCAAAAACGTGAAGCCGGGCGACTATACCGTCGTGGTCTTCATGGACGAATATGGCGCAACGAAATTCACGGGCATCACCGTGAAGGCCGGAGAAATCGCCACGGTCGATGCAGGACTCGGTGCCGGAAATGTCATCGACGGAATCACGATCGTGGGTCAGGCGGATTTGATCGACGTAAACGATGGAAAATCGGGCGCAAAGATCGGCGCCGAATATCTGGAGCAGACCTCTTACCGAAACGTAACCGAGATTCTGGAAAACCAAGCGGGTGTTTCCAAAACTCCGGATGGCTTGCAGATTCGTGGTGGACGTGTGTATGAAACGAGTTATCTGGTCGAAGGCGTGAGTGCGCGTGACCCGCTCGCGGGCACGGGCATGGGCGTGTCGGTGGGTTCCAATTCGGTGGAGGAAATCGACTTGGTGACAGGCGGCGGCGATGCCGAATATGGCAACGGTACCGCTGGCGTGATCAATACCAAAATCAAGGAAGGCGGGGACCGCCTCCAAGTGAAAGGCAGTTGGCAGCGCGACAACTTGGGTTTCAAGGTCCACGGACCGATGAGCTGGAATACCGACGTCGGCAGCCTTGCCATCAGCGGTCCGATTCCATTCACCAAGAAGAAATTGACCTTCTTTGCAAGCGGCGACATGGATTTGAGCGACGACTACTTTGGGCATTATGCCAATCAGTTGCACAGCTCTGCATTCAGCGTGAACGATTCCATGTGGTCGCCGCGCCAAAGCAACAGCTGGGCCAACACGGTCAAGTTGGGTTGGAACGTCAGGCCGGGAATGAAGTTTTCCTTGACCAATCAGCATTCGCTCAACATCAACCAGAATTCAAGGACTTTGCAGGTGGTCGGCAATGACGCGATCATGCAACCTGGTTTTCCATTTGCCTACCGTGACATGCTGGACAACGCCACGGTGTACACCCACCAAAGCAACCTCACGATTTTGAATTTCAAGACCGTGTTGGATACGAGCTGGACATTGGACATCACGGCAGGCCGTCTCTTCACCTATTTGCAGGCCGATGCCAACGGCCGCCCATTCCGCGACAGCACGGTCGATCAATTGTATGATCCAGCCTCCATCGTGACCAATCCGATCAGCGTGTTCAATCCAGGGGATTCCGTTGCCTATGTGTACCCAAGCAACGGCCTCTACAACAACGGAGGCCTCGGCACGGTATGGCACAACCACCATGCGCAGGAATACACGTTCAAGTATAAATTCACCCACCCCAGCAAAAAGGGCGTGCATTATGTCTCGATCGGGCATGAGCACAAGGAGCAAGAATACCAGTGGATTGACGTGAGCCGCCCTTGGGTCGGTGCACCCATTCGCGTGAACGATACGACCTATACGCCAAGTACAAGCTTGGGCGCAAGCAGCGACCTTTGGCTTGCCCGTCCGGCGCAGGGCGGCATCTTCTTGCAGGATGAAATCAAGTACAAAGGCATCATCGGCTTCCTCGGATTGCGTTACGACTATTGGGCACCTGGAAAATTTGCCGACAATGCCGTCAACAATCCGGATGCACCCGTTACCGATGCGACGCGGGAAGCTTACCGGACAAGCACCACCAATTTCCTCGGCAAAGCCTGGAAAGCGCGCCTTCTTCCCAAGCTGCGCATCTCCTTTCCGGTCACCGAAAACAACGTGCTGTATTTCAACTACGGCCATGCAATGCAGTTGCCGCATCCAAGGTTTGTCTATGCTGGTTTGGATCCGGTCTACCAAGACCGCAGCTTCCTCTCTAACCTCGGAAATCCGAATTTGAATCCGGAGGTGACGGTTTCTTACGAAGTCGGCATCAAGTCCAAGATCAACAAGAACCTGGCCCTGACGGTGACCGCATTCTACAACGACAAATTTGACTACATCGTCAGCCGCTCAGCCTTGATCAAAGATCAGACCGGCAGACTCGTGACCAAGACATTTTTCATCAACCAAGACTACGCCCGTATCAGAGGTTTGGAAGTCGGTGTGAAGCAAAGGATCGGAAAATTGCTGACCTTCACCTTCAACGGCACCTATCAAATTGCGACCGGAAAGTCCAACTCGGCAGCAGAATCGGCACTTCAGATCAAAACGCAGGGCTTTGTCAATACCAGCAAGGAAAACTTCCTCGCTTGGGACCGCCCGTTTGATTTGAAGGCCTCCTTGATTTTGAAGCCTGATACCTCTGTACGTGTTTTCGGGGTTTCGTTGAATGGTTTCCGCGTCTTTGTTTCGAGCACCCTCAAATCCGGCTTGCGTTACACGCCGTTTGAGCAAACGGGGATTGCCGCCAATGGCCGCCCGATTTACGAGCGCATCGACGATGAACCCAACAGCAAAATCGCTGCGCCTTGGTTCTGGACCGATTTGAAGGTCACCCGTGATTTCAGCTTCGGGAAAAAGGATCTGCAACGTGCCTCGCTTTCCTTCGAAATCAGGAACATTTTCAACAACAAAAATTCCCAGATTATCAATGGTGTGACCGGCAAGGCTTACCGCGACGGTGATCCATTGCCCTACACGGTTCGCGACCCGAATTACCCCGATCCACAAGATCGCGGCTTGCCACCAACGGATCCGGCCCGTTACCTTACTCCTCGCCAAATGATGTTGGGCTTAAGCTTCATGCTCTGA
- the thiD gene encoding bifunctional hydroxymethylpyrimidine kinase/phosphomethylpyrimidine kinase, whose amino-acid sequence MAVLSIAGSDSGGGAGIQADLKTFEAHRVFGTTVITALTAQNTVGVQAAFPIPAEMVRAQLRSILDDFPIAAAKTGMLYNIEIIEAVADAVIEGNFKLVVDPVIVSTSGDALLQPDALQTLVDLLLPVATIVTPNLQEAAILTGMEVNSKESMEVAALRIASLCPDTWVLIKGGHLGEGMASDLLFRLDQKPIWLEGEYIPTTDTHGTGCTLSAAITANLALGLAVPGGRGRGQNLRHGRHQMAWSGIGMVTDRSGIIIKVFNLPMNSVEIPTSPCCCHLASFRRKQAKRTAA is encoded by the coding sequence ATGGCAGTGCTTTCCATCGCCGGCTCCGACTCCGGAGGTGGCGCTGGCATTCAGGCTGACCTCAAAACTTTTGAGGCGCATCGCGTATTCGGGACCACGGTGATCACCGCGTTGACAGCCCAAAATACCGTAGGTGTGCAAGCGGCCTTTCCGATTCCTGCCGAAATGGTACGCGCCCAATTACGCTCGATTCTGGATGATTTTCCGATCGCCGCCGCCAAAACAGGCATGCTTTATAACATCGAAATCATCGAGGCCGTGGCCGACGCGGTGATCGAAGGCAATTTCAAGTTGGTCGTGGACCCTGTGATTGTCTCGACCTCCGGGGATGCCTTGCTGCAACCTGATGCCTTGCAGACCCTGGTCGATCTGCTTCTTCCCGTGGCGACCATTGTCACTCCCAATTTGCAGGAAGCCGCGATTTTGACAGGAATGGAAGTCAATTCGAAGGAAAGCATGGAAGTTGCCGCCCTCCGAATCGCCAGTCTTTGTCCCGATACTTGGGTGCTGATCAAAGGCGGCCATCTCGGGGAGGGCATGGCAAGTGATTTGCTTTTCAGACTCGACCAAAAGCCGATTTGGCTGGAAGGGGAATACATTCCCACCACAGACACGCACGGGACGGGTTGCACGCTTTCGGCGGCAATCACCGCGAATCTTGCGCTCGGTTTGGCGGTTCCAGGAGGCCGTGGCCGCGGCCAAAATCTACGTCACGGGCGCCATCAGATGGCTTGGTCAGGAATTGGCATGGTCACGGATCGCTCAGGCATCATTATCAAAGTCTTCAATTTGCCCATGAATAGCGTTGAAATACCTACGTCGCCCTGTTGCTGCCATTTGGCTTCGTTTCGGCGCAAACAGGCAAAGAGGACTGCCGCATGA
- a CDS encoding PKD domain-containing protein yields the protein MKRNYFLLLTIILGLSACKKTPEPCFTHVQTGTSLEVAFTNCSIDATTYDWEFGDGGTSIAENPIYTFSTYGNHQVTLRATSKQGVSSTFSQTVNLRLPPNLVFTGSYFYTSFCDTSQSVSGTLLVSPVPGTSNRFYLDNTNTNYGEIGQDGTTIMIPRQNTTYPDLELEGEGTVALNGSSASITIRYYYLSSLNTTCYMTYTR from the coding sequence ATGAAAAGAAATTATTTCCTTTTGCTGACTATCATCCTTGGTCTTAGCGCATGCAAAAAAACGCCGGAACCTTGCTTTACCCATGTACAAACCGGAACAAGTCTGGAAGTTGCCTTTACCAATTGCAGCATTGACGCGACCACTTATGATTGGGAATTTGGCGACGGCGGCACCTCCATTGCAGAAAATCCGATCTATACCTTCTCGACCTACGGCAACCACCAAGTAACCTTGCGTGCCACTTCAAAGCAAGGCGTTTCCAGCACCTTTTCCCAAACGGTCAACCTTCGATTACCCCCTAATCTGGTTTTCACGGGTTCCTATTTCTACACCAGTTTTTGCGACACTTCCCAAAGCGTTTCCGGAACTCTCCTCGTCTCTCCCGTTCCAGGTACATCAAACCGATTCTATCTTGACAATACTAACACGAATTACGGGGAAATCGGTCAAGATGGTACAACAATCATGATCCCACGGCAAAATACCACCTATCCTGACCTTGAACTTGAAGGGGAAGGAACTGTTGCTTTAAACGGTTCCTCTGCTTCCATCACCATTCGTTATTATTATTTATCATCTCTTAATACCACTTGTTACATGACCTATACACGTTAG
- a CDS encoding ABC transporter ATP-binding protein, whose translation MAEAEKTPVIQLIDIRREYKMGEEVIKALNGVNLNIYRNDYVAIMGPSGSGKSTLMNMIGCLDTPSSGAYILNGINVSQMGDNDLAEVRNHEIGFVFQTFNLLPRSTALENVALPLIYAGKGRSERVTIATKALTDVGLADRMHHKPNELSGGQRQRVAVARALVNNPSIILADEPTGNLDTKTSYEIMGLLEELHKKGQTIILVTHEEDIALYAHTIIRLRDGVVESVEENKNIRKYK comes from the coding sequence ATGGCAGAAGCAGAAAAGACCCCCGTCATCCAGCTCATCGACATCCGCAGGGAATACAAAATGGGCGAGGAAGTGATCAAGGCCCTCAATGGGGTGAACCTGAACATTTACCGGAATGACTATGTCGCGATCATGGGGCCTTCGGGATCCGGAAAATCGACATTGATGAACATGATCGGCTGCCTCGACACGCCGAGTTCGGGTGCCTACATCCTCAACGGCATCAATGTGAGCCAAATGGGCGACAATGACCTGGCCGAAGTGCGCAACCATGAAATCGGCTTCGTCTTCCAGACCTTTAACTTGCTGCCGCGTTCGACGGCCTTGGAAAATGTGGCTTTGCCGCTGATTTATGCAGGAAAAGGGCGCTCGGAACGTGTGACCATCGCGACCAAGGCCCTTACCGATGTCGGGCTTGCCGACAGGATGCACCACAAGCCCAACGAGCTTTCGGGTGGGCAACGTCAGCGTGTGGCCGTTGCGCGGGCACTCGTGAACAATCCGAGTATCATTCTCGCGGATGAGCCGACCGGCAACTTGGACACCAAAACCAGTTATGAAATCATGGGCCTCTTGGAGGAATTGCACAAAAAGGGGCAGACGATCATCTTGGTGACCCACGAAGAAGACATCGCGTTGTATGCGCATACGATCATCCGTCTGCGGGACGGGGTAGTGGAGAGCGTCGAGGAAAACAAGAACATTAGAAAATACAAGTGA
- a CDS encoding thiamine phosphate synthase: MRHHGFPFLRDFAVGSNCFFRWPFSPVAFHHSSTETALLPPGPYLQGISCHSLADLQRAEAAGYDYAFLSPVFSTATHPEAQALGLDGFRAAIAEVRLPVIALGGVTLDNANQCLQAGAAGWAAIRSFMH, from the coding sequence ATGCGACATCATGGATTTCCTTTCCTCCGAGATTTCGCTGTTGGCTCCAATTGCTTTTTCCGATGGCCATTTTCGCCGGTTGCCTTTCATCATTCATCTACTGAAACAGCATTGCTTCCCCCAGGACCCTACTTGCAGGGGATTTCCTGTCACAGTTTGGCAGACCTTCAACGGGCGGAAGCGGCGGGTTATGACTACGCCTTTTTATCCCCTGTTTTTTCCACAGCAACGCATCCTGAAGCGCAGGCTTTGGGCTTGGACGGGTTCCGAGCGGCCATTGCGGAGGTTCGACTTCCTGTCATCGCCTTGGGTGGCGTCACGTTGGACAATGCAAATCAATGTTTGCAGGCTGGCGCTGCAGGTTGGGCGGCCATTCGCAGCTTCATGCATTGA